The following DNA comes from Candidatus Tanganyikabacteria bacterium.
GTAACCAGCTACCCATCCAGGGGCCGGGAGCGATCCCGGCCCCTGGAATTTGGTGACTCCCGGCGGCACGGGGTTATCATCTGGACCATGTGGAAGAAGGCTCTGGTCGCCCTGGGTATCCTTGCCGGCTGTACCAGTCCGCCCCTCGATCGGCCGGCCGTCGTCGGCATCTCCGCCGCCGAAGCTCACGCCCTGGTGACCTCCCGGCCCGCGACGCAGTTCATCGACGTGCGCGAACGCCACGAATTCGCCGCCGGCCACCCCTCGGGAGCCCGCAACCTGCCGCTCTCCGAGATCGATACCTGGGCGCCCGGCCTGGACAAGGGAGCAGGCTACGTCATGACCTGCCGCAGTGGCCGGCGCAGCGCCCAGGCCGCCGCCCGGATGCAGGAACTGGGCGTCGCCGACGTCAAGAACCTCGGGGGCGGGTATCTGGCCTGGGAGAAGGCGGGCCTACCAGTGGGAAAACCGGAAGGCAATTAGGGGACCAAAGTGGCAAGTCGCAGCCAGGTAACACGCAACTAACAGGCGCGGCGGCAATTCGGCGAAACTCCAGTGGCAATGCGGATCTGAGGCGGTGGAAAATTTCCCGCCGGCGGGGAATTTAACCACTTGTTCAAATCTGATCATGCCGCTTGCGCCCTGGAAGGGGACGAGATCGCCCGGACCTGATCTAGCGTCCCTTGCACCGGCCGCAGGGAGTCATGCCAGCGGCTTCGGCCTCGCGAGCGCTACCGAATCCCACCCGGTTACGAGCTGACATCCTGGCGCCGAGCGGGCAGGTCGCGCCGTGGAACTTCCGAGAGTTGCGG
Coding sequences within:
- a CDS encoding rhodanese-like domain-containing protein produces the protein MWKKALVALGILAGCTSPPLDRPAVVGISAAEAHALVTSRPATQFIDVRERHEFAAGHPSGARNLPLSEIDTWAPGLDKGAGYVMTCRSGRRSAQAAARMQELGVADVKNLGGGYLAWEKAGLPVGKPEGN